The DNA region TTCTAATAACTTTAGTTCAGTATGGAATGCCGGTAAATGGAGAACTCGAAGCCTTTAGAATCGTTGATATTGGTGCTTTTTTTTATAAGGCTTATACTATCATTCAATATTTAACACTTAAGGTTGCAACCATTACAGTAATACTTATTAGTATAGCAGTGTTCGCAAGTTTTTTCTCATTTATTTCAACAAATTCTTTAACATCTATAAGTGCTACTTTAATTTTTATAGGAATTGGTAAAGTTTTGACAGTTATTAAGTTTTTACCTAGCTCATTATTAATAATATTAAGCAAAGTAAATTATATAAATTTAATATTTTATCCGGATGGGTTTATAGGAATATATGCTGGACAAGTTGATATTTTTGGAAAAAACTTAGATATTTTAAGCTTGTCCAATGGAATCTTGATATCCATGATATTTTTAGGAGTAGCACTCTGTGTTTTTGCATTTAAAAAGTTATTAACTAGATAAATTGAGGAGGTATATTTTATGAATAAACTTGAAATAAAAAATTTAACCAAAACTTATGGTAGAAAAAAAGCAAATGATAATATAACAATTACTCTTGAAAATGGCGTATATGGGCTTTTAGGACCTAATGGTGCAGGAAAAACCACCATAATGAAGCAGATAACAACTTTAACAGAGCCATCTGAAGGAGAAATTATTTATAATGGAGAGAATATAAAAAAATTAGATGATAAGTATAGAGATTTAATAGGATATCTTCCACAAGAGTTTGGAGTGTATAAAAACTTTTCAGCAAAACAATTTCTACAGTATGTAGGAGCTTTAAAAGGATTAACTGGTAAAAATGCTACAAAAAAAATAGAAGAGCTTTTAAAACTTGTAGGACTATATGAAGTTAGAAATAAAGCAGTAGGTAAGTTTTCTGGAGGAATGAAAAGAAGAGTTGGAATAGCACAAGCTTTATTAAATGATCCTAAAATTTTAGTGTTAGATGAGCCTACAGCAGGACTTGATCCTCAAGAAAGAGCAAGATTTAGAAATCTTATTTCACAAATTTCTAAAGATAAAATTATTATACTTTCTACACATATTATTTCAGATATAGAGTCTATAGCGAAGGAAACTATTATGATAAAAGATGGAGCCATTCTTATGAAGGGAAATCATAGGGATATCCTTTCTGCTATGGAAGGTAAGGTTTATAGTATAAAATCTACTAGTGAGAATGAAGTTAATGAGATACAAAATAATTATAAAGTAGTAAATATTCAACGTGGAATTGATGAGGTAGAACTTAGAATTATTAGTGATAAGATACCTCCATACAAAGAAATAGAAGCTGTTGAGCCAAAGTTTGAGGATGTTTATATGTTCTATTTTGACTTAGAAAATACTAGGGAGGTGTAATGGATGGGTACACTTATAATTTTAGAACTTAAAAAAATGTTTTTTAAAAAAAGAATATTAATTGTGTGGGTTGGTTCATTGCTTTTAAGCTTTGTTTCAATAAGAGCTTTTTCAATAGAGGAGACTTATGCAGATATATTTAGTAAAGGATATGGACTAGTTCCTTTAATGGGAATTATAATGTTTATGATATTTTCAGCAGCTTATACATTAGAATATAGCTCGAATATGGCGGGATTAATCAAAACAACGAAAAATGGTAAAAGAGAAATCATTTTAGCAAAATCAATAGCTGCTGGAATTTCAGCTTCTATAATAAATATTTCAATTTTTTTAATTGTAGTTTTATCAGCTTTAACCAAATTTAAATTTGATGGACTAAATATTCCATTAAAGAGTTTGTGGTACTTTGGAAATAGTGGTTCGGATATTACTGTTATTCAAATGATTTTAATAACTCTATTGACTATTATACTTGGATCTTTTTTCTTTGCACAGATAGGATTGTTTTTATCATCAATCAGTAAGTCAGCAGCAGTTCCTTTTGTATTTGGCGGGCTTATTATGGGGCTACCATATATATTAGAAGGATTTTTAAGTGGCATTGGATTATCAAAATATTTAGCTTTTACACCACTTTGGGGAATGATGAGCTTTCAGCTGATAAGATACAAATCTCCAACTATAACACCAATTATTCTTATAATAATATTTATAGTAGGACTAATATTATTGCATAAATTTACTTTAAAAGCTTTTACAAAAGAAAGATAAAAATCATTGTTCGGAAGTTGTAATGATGCAAATGAAATTTGGGTTTTTATTAAAGTGGAAGATAAATAATTTTTCGCAATAGATTGTTTAAAAAAGGAGTAGTTTTGATCTAAAAGGGGTATTAAGAATTACAGGAGGTGCAGTATGCAAAAATATAATTTTACTTTACAAGAAACTGATGGAATGAATGTTTCATTAGATGATTTTAAGGGACAAAGCGTGGTAATTTACTTCTATCCTAAGGATAATACATCAGGTTGTACTACAGAAGCAACAGAATTCAGGGATTTATATGATGAATTTAAGAAATTAAATGCGATTATACTTGCAATTAGTAGAGATAGTTTAAAGTCCCATGCGAAATTTAGAGAAAAGCAGAATCTTCCTTTTTTACTCCTTAGTGATAAAGATGAAGAAGTTCACAAACTATTTGATGTGATGAAACTAAAAAAAATGTATGGCAAAGAATATATGGGAGTAGAAAGATCAACTTTTATAATTAACAAAGATGGAGAATTGATAAAAGAATTTAGAAATGTAAAAGCTAAAGGACATGCAGAAGAAGTATTAAAATTTATAAAACAAGAGATGTGTAAATAATAGTTGGTAACATATTAGCTTCCTTTAAAAGTATAAAAGATATTAATAAATTATGCTAATTTAAATATTCCTAGGGTCTCAAAGATATATATATATTAGCTATGCTTGAATGTTATAAAATAAAACCTATGTGCAGCCATAGGTTTTATTTTATAGAATTTATAATCTATCTATTGATTTTCTAGTATGAATTGTAATTTAAAATTCATATTGAAACAATGACAAAGAAGTAAAATCAGTATTATTACAAGCAAAATTAGGATTTTGAAACAAGATCTATTTTAATTGGGTTACCGATATAGATACTGCTACTTTTTACGATAGAATCATAGGCTAATATCTCTACTCCATTTTCACTGGCAAGTTTAGTAGTCACTGAAAATTTACTATCCATCTGCCAATGTAATCTAAATATTTTTGGCCCTTTCATCTGAATTAGAAAGAGTATGATGCCTCTATAGCCCTGTTTTACTGCTTCTATCATTTCTAGTACATGTTTAGCACCTCTTTCAGTAGGTGCTCCAGGAAACATGGAAATTCCGTCATTCTCTAGGGTTACCCCCTTTACCTCAATAAATCCTTTTTGATTTTGAGATTCAAAGTATATATCATATCTAGAATTTCTAAAGGTAACCTCTCTTTTTAAATGTATTAAGTTATCAAGACCTTGAATTTTATTTTCTAGAAGAGCTTGGGACACTATTTCATTAGGTACTTGAGAATCTATATTTACTAGCATGTCATTCTTCCAAACAGCTATAAGCGAATACTTTGTCTTTCTATTTATGTTATGGGTACAGTCTTCTAAAATAACCTTAACCCCTGGCAGTAATAGTTCCTCCAGTCTTCCAGTACTTTTTACATGTACTATTTCCTCTTTGTCATTTATTAGCACATGTGCAATAAATCTGTTAGGTCTTTTTAAAAATATTCCTTCTATTATATTTTTATATTCCACATATATTCTCCTTCTTAGTATTAATCAACATATTATACCTAGACTATTGTTTGCCTTATTGTACCATTATCCCAAATATACATCAATATATGATAATAACTCTAATTGTAATTATAAAGAAACAATCCATATGTTAATATTAATTGAATAAAGAAAGTATAGTAGTAACTTTGCTAAGAATAAAGAGTTTTATACTAAAAATTTTAATATTATGTCACAAAATTATGTTTGTTTACGTTATAGAAGTGAAAACCGGTTTTTAGTTTAATGAAGGGAGATGTGAGATGCAAGCAAGTAATCTTGATTATACTTTTGCTACAGGTGGAGAGTATGAACTACGATGTGCTATAGATTTATATGGACAATCTCTTTTAAGATATTGTCACAATATACTTTGTGACTACTTTGAGGCTCAAGATGTTGTGCAAATAACATTTATTAAAGCCTATAATAAAAGAAAAAGCTTTAAAAGTGGAACGTCCCTATCTGCATGGCTATATCGTATTGCATATACTACTTGTATTGATTCACTGAGAAAGAAAAAACTACTGTTTTTTATGTCACAAACCAATACGGAGTCAATGCATTTTATGCATCAAACAAATGTGGACTCAAAATTTATAAGTGATGATTTAAAAGTAGCTCTTTTGGCTCTATCTCCAGCAGAGCGTGCCTTGGTGTTTAGCCGAGTTATTGATGAAAAGAGCTATGCAGATTTAGAAACTATCTATCATGTTTCAGCTACTACATTACGCAAACGTTATGAACGGGCAAAAACAAAGTTGTCTAAGGCATTAAAAGAAGTTGATTCTTATTATAAAGGATTGGAGGAAACTAAATGAATAATGACTATGATGAATTAATTATAAAAAAGGCACTAAACACTATAAATACACCTGAATATGACATTGGTTTGGAAGTAGAAAAGAAAATTAAAAGTCATAAGTACCCTATGAGTTTAAAAAAATCCATATCTGTTGCATTGGCAGTTTGTCTCTGTCTTATGCTTTCTGTCGGTGTAATGGCGGCAACTATTCCAGGTTTTAGGAATCTTTTATCTATCGTTACCCCGGATATAGCATTAATGCTTCAACCTGTGGAAATTAGTAGTGAAGACGATGGAATTAAAATGGAAGTAGTAGCAGCTATGAATGATGATGAAATGGCAGTTATTTATGTGACAATGCAGGACTTACTAGGTAATAGAATTGATGAAACACTTGATATTTATCATTACTCATTAACTGGAGCTCGGACGTTTAATTGTCAAATTGTCAACTACGACGAAAAAACGAAAACCGCAACCTTACGTATGGAAGCTAACGGAGGAGAAAAACTAAACGGGAAAAAAGTAAGCTTTCGCATTACCTCCTTTCTTAGTGATAAGCTAATATTTGATGGAGTTGAAACAGGAGTTAACCTTTCAAAGATAGCAATAATCAATGATTCACAAACAATCCCTCTTGATATGAACAATATTTCAGGTGGAGGCGGTGATTTATACAAAGAGTTTAAGTCCCAGGGAACAATAAAAGTTTTAAAGATGGATCAAATGAAACTTACTCTGCCTAAAGTAGATTTTGTACATATTTCTAATATCGGTTATATTGATGATCGCCTTCATATCCAAACTAAATGGGTGGGAGATGGTATTGATGACCATGGTTTTTTATATTTTACTGATACTTTAGGAAATAAGATTGATATTAACGCATCTAACATTTACTTTGGAGTCGATGAATCAGGTGATACCAAATATGGACATGATTATGTGGAATACATTTTTGATCTAGACAATATAAATCTTAATGAATTAAAGCTTATGGGTCATTTTGTATCTAATGGTAATTATACAAAAGGAGACTGGAAAACTATATTTAAAATTCAGTCTGTTGGCGAAGAAAAGAAAACAGACTGCAATATCAAATTTGACACATGGGTTACAAATAGTATATCAGTGTCACCAATGGGAATAACTTTGGCGGGTAGTGGTGAAAATAAAAATTCAGAAGAAATAAGTATTAGTGTTAATATGACCGATGGCAGTGTTCAAACATTTGACTCAGTTAGAAGCTACAGTGAAAATGGGAAAGTTAAACTTAAATATGTATCTCCATTACCATTGGACGTTTCCAATGTCAAATCAGTTAATGTTAATGGAATCATTATTAATAAATTCAAGTAAAAGTGAAATCATTATTTTCGATGAGATGCTCACTTGAATGGGAATGATAAACGAGTATTACTTGAAGAGAGCATTGTAAAACAGGGACAAGAGATTTGTCCCTGTTCCTACTATAAAAATAATATAATAAACTGTAAGGAAATAGGTACTTCAATTTACGTAAATCTTGAAGGGATGGGTTTATAATGCGTGTTTTTCTAGCTATAGAATTTCCAGATGATATAAAAGAATACTTGGATCAAGTTCAACAGGTAGTTAAGAAAAAAAGTGTAAAGGGTAATTTTACTAATAAGAAAAACTTTCATTTAACCCTTAGATTCATTGGGGAAACCAGAATTGATGAATTAGATAAATTGAAGGAAGCTATTAATAAAATATCATTGCACCAGAGTTATTTTCAGTTAAGTTTTAGCAAACTAGGTCAGTTTACTAAAGGTAATAAGCGGATAATTTGGGTTGGGATCAAACATAACGAAATCTTGAATCAACTATATATTCTTTTAGAAAGAGCCCTTGATGAGCAAGGATATCCCAGAGAAGAGAATAGCTTTGTTCCTCATATAACTTTAGGCAGACAAGTAGTGCTTGCTGAGAAATTAGACAAAATTAATGAAAAAATTCATATTGATAAGATGGTAATACCAGTAAGAAAGATTTCTATAATGGAAAGTACCAGATTAAATGGTGAATTAACATATATTCCGCTTTATTCAAAAAGCTTAATTTTTCAATGAATAGTTAATTAGGTTAATACATATAAATGCTCTATACTTATACAATAGTATCTAATGATATAAAAAACAATGTTAATACCAGATGTACCTTATTAGTAAGCAGTATTATGTTCGAATAAGAAGTTAGCTTTATTTATATTAAAATATTTTTATAATAAATTAATCCTTTTGTGCTGTAATAACGTTATATTTAATATAGAATATTTTATAATATCAAGTTGAAAGAATATGCTATTAGTGAACTCTTATTATGAGATTGGATGGTGATTTGATATGATTAAGGATAAATTTATTATGAGAATACAAAACCACAATGAAAATATAAAAAAATATGATAGTATATTTAATTTAATTAGTACAGCTAGGATTATAACTTTTCTAGTAATTATGTATGTTACATATTTTATTGTGAGAATAAATTATAAAAGAACTTATTTAGTTGTAGACCTTATTCTATGTATATTATTTATTTCTTTAGTAATATATCATAATATAGTTAGAGAGAAACTAAACTTTTCAAAAGAAATTATAAATATAAATAACAATTATTTAGCTAGAATTGACGGAAATTGGGTCAACTTTAATGATATCGGAGAGGAATTTAAAAATGAAAGGCACAGATATTCCCTAGATTTAGATATAGTAGGGAAAGAATCTTTGTTTCAACTTATTAATGTAACAAACACGTGGAATGGAAGGACAAGACTAGCTAATACTTTATTGCAATCACAATATAATAAAGATGAAATAGTTTTACGACAACAAGCTATAAAAGAATTGAGCGAAAAGCTAGATTTTTGTCAAAACCTACAATATATATCAAATAAACATAAAAAAGAATTACAAAATCCAGAAAAATTAGTTAAATATGCTGAAAGTGAAGAGACTTTAATAAGATCGGAAAAAGTAAAACAATTAATATATACTATTCCAATAATTATTACACCGTTGTCTTTTGCCATTATGATATTTAAAGTTGAAAGGATGTATGCATTAGTTGTAGCATTAATCTTGCTCCAATGTATAATATGGATAGTAGGCGTCTTAAAGATTAATAAGATTTTAGGACAAGTTAGCTGTTTCAAATATAACTTAGAAACCTATGTTAATATACTAAAGCTATTAGAAAAAGAGAATTTTGAATCTAAAAAATTGAATGATATAAAAGAGATATTATTTAATAAAAGATATTCATCTATATTAGCAATAAAGGAATTAGATAAAATTTCAGAAAAAATCAACTTAAGACATAATGCTTTGTTATATGTGATATTGAATGGATTATTATTATGGGATTATGAATGTGTTTTTTTATTAGAAGATTGGAAGAGTAAATATGGATCAGAAGTTAAAACATGGATTGATGCTATAGGTGAAATTGAGTGTTTAATGAGTTTAAGTGTTTTACTACAAATAAATGAAAATGCTTCATTCCCCATTATTGATAATTCAAATTTGATAGTAAGAGCAGAATCTTTAGGACATCCCCTTATAAATAATGATGAAAGGGTACTTAATGATATAGATCTGGATGACAATATTTTTATTATCACCGGGTCAAATATGTCAGGTAAAACAACCTTTTTAAGAACATTAGGCATTAATCTAGTTTTGGCATATAGTGGTGGACCTGTGTATGCATCTAAAATGTCATGTGCAATACTAGATGTATTTACATCTATGAGAATAACAGACGATTTAAAAAATGGAATATCAACTTTCTATGCAGAACTTCTTAGAATTAGAGAAATAATTAATTATGCAGAAAAAAATAGGAATATGATTTTTCTTATTGATGAAATTTTTAGAGGAACCAATTCTGTAGATAGAATATTAGGTGCTAAGAATGTTATAGCAAATCTTAATCAGTTAGGGGTAATTGGAGCAATAACAACCCATGATTTAGAACTATGTGAATTAGATGAATATAATCGAATAAAGAATTATAATTTTTCCGAACAGTACAGGGATAATAAAATACATTTTGATTATAAAATTAGAGAAGGTAAGTCTACATCAACAAATGCAAAATACTTAATGGATTTAGTAGGTATTAAAATATTGAGGGACTAGGAAAGTCATAATGAGATTATTAAAGGTTAAACTAAAACACTAATTAAGGTAAGTGCAGTAAATAAAAGACGTCTATCTATATAAAGGATAGATGTCTTTTGTTTTTTAAGAAAGTATAAAAATTCACATAAATATATTGACAAAATATACTATTGGTTATATAGTTAATTACACAAGTAATTAACCAATGAAGGAGGTTGAAATTCTTGCTTCTTAACTTTAATAGCGAAAAACCAATTTATCTTCAATTAGCTGAAGCTATCGAGGACAATATTTTAAAGGGAATATTTGAAGAAGACACTCAGATAATTTCTACTACAGAAATATCAGTTAAATATAAAATTAATCCAGCAACAGCAGGAAAGGGTGTAAATATACTTGTAGATGATGGTATCATCTATAAAAAGAGGGGCGTAGGTATGTTTGTTTCACCGGGAGCAAAGAAAAAAATTCTAGAAAAGCGCAGGAAAAGCTTTTATGAAGGATTTATATTAACCCTCCTTGAAGAAGCTTCAAAGCTAAATATATCAAAGGAAGAAATTATTGAGATGATAGAAGGGGGTAACAAGAAATGAAGACAATTGATATAAAAGGAATAAGTAAGGAGTATGCAAATACAAAAGCACTTGATAATGTCACCATTATACTTGAGCCAAATAAGATTTATGGGCTTTTAGGAAGAAATGGAGCAGGTAAAACTACTCTTTTAAATCTTTTAACAAATAGAATATTTCCAACAGAGGGCGAGATTACAATAGATGGAGACACTGTATTTGAAAATGATAAAGCACTTAAAGATATATTCTATATGACTGAAAAAAACCTATATCCTGAAGGTGAAAAGATTAAAAATATATTTAAGTGGACGCGAGAGCTTTATCCTTTATTTGATATAGAGTATGCTAAGGGTTTATCAGAAAAGTTCGAACTAAATATAAATAAAAAAGTCAAAGACTTATCTACAGGTTATAGTTCCATATTTAAAGCTATTATAGCTTTATCATCTAATGCAAATATCATGATATTTGACGAGCCTGTTTTAGGCTTAGATGCAAACCATAGAGATATGTTTTATAAAGAGTTGATAGCAAATTATAATAAAACTCCTAAGACTATGATCATATCTACACATATTATTGAAGAAGTAGCTCAAGTACTAGAGGAAGTTATAATAATTAAAAAAGGAAAACTGATTGCAAAGCAGTCAGTTGAAGATCTTTTGTCCTGTGCTTATACTGTTTCAGGAGAGTCTTCAAATGTTGATAAATATATAGAAGGTAAAAAATATATAGGGCAAGAAACAATAGGCAACTTCAAATCCGTTATAGTATTAGAAGATATACAAAATAAAAATCAAGTCTTGGCAAATGAACTGAAAGTAGAATTTAGTAAAGCAGAATTGCAAAAATTGTTTATCAGTTTAACTAATTGATGGAGGGAGAAAACAATGAATAGTATATTAAAGGTAACAAAGTATCAACTTCATGATTTTAAAAAATCTGTAGCCATATTCTATACTGTTATTTTTTTGTTGTCATCAGTAATTGGAATTTCAATTGATAAAATAACAGGAACCTTTGGGGGCTTTGGGCTGACAACGGCAATATTTATTTTTATAGCAGGGTTAAACTGCTTTAAATCAAACTTCAAATTTATGATGGCTAATAATGTATCAAGAAAAAGATTTTATTATGGGAATATAATCGCTTTAGTCATAATAGCTGCATTTATGGCACTAGTGGACTCAATATTAAGCTATGTTCTTAATTTAATAATCCCCTATGAAAGTGTCATTGTACAGCTTTATAATAAAAAAAATTTTATTTTCTTCGATGAATTTTTATGGTCATTTGGATTATATACATTATTTGTATGCTTAGGCTGGCTTATTACAATGTTATATTACAGATGTAATAAGATTATGAAAACTATTATTTCTATTATACCTATACCTATAATAATATTACTTCAATATGTTGAGCAAGAATCAGGCGGAGCTGTGGGTAGAACCATTATGGGTTTCCTAGATAAAGCACTAGGTTTTGCCTACAATAATAATACCTATATTGGAACATTAAGCTTTCTTGCAGGAACCGCGGCACTTTTACCAATATGTTTTTTACTTATTCGTAAGGCCCCGATAAAGGACTAAACAATAGATACTAGTATGCTTACTAAAAACACTGCCCATACAATTACTGGAAGAGTTTATGCACATAAAAAATTAAAGAAGGAAAAGGATTTTAAATATTGAATTTAGTAAATAATAGCAAAGAGTATATGAATATTATGATTATAGTTTTCGAAGTAATATAAAAATATAGATTACTTTTGTGTTAAAAGATATTCTTTTATTAAGTATTAAGGACATAATAGTTCTATACTATTTATTTAATAAGGAGTGATAAAATGAAGACTATTGCAATAGCAGGCACATTTGACTCTAAAGGTAAAGAGTTTCAGTATATTAAGGATATAATTGAAGCTCTTGGACTAAATACATTTACAATCCATACTGGAGTTTTCGAGCCTATATTTAAACCAGATGTTTCTAATTACGAAATCGCTGAAGCAGTAGGAATGGATATGGGTGAAATATCGGCAAAAAAAGATAGAGCATTGGCCACAGAAGTACTTGCAAAAGGGATGGAAAAGCTAGTGCCTCAGTTATATGAGCAAGGAAAATTTGATGGAATTATTTCTTTAGGAGGGAGCGGCGGCACTTCAATAGTTACTCCTGGCATGAGAGCATTGCCAATAGGAGTTCCTAAGGTTATGGTATCTACAGTGGCTGCTGGCGATGTATCAGTTTATGTAGGATCAAGTGATATTTTCATGTATCCTTCTATAGTTGATGTTGCCGGATTAAACTCTATATCCACTAAAATTTTTACAAATGCTGCTCTTGCTATAGCAGGGATGGTAAAATTCGAAAATACTCAAAGAGTGGAAAGTAAACCTTTAATAGCTGCAAGTATGTTTGGAGTAACAACACCATGTGTAAACGAGGCTAGAGCATATTTAGAAGATCAAGGATATGAAGTACTTATATTTCATGCAACAGGCACTGGTGGAAAAGCAATGGAAAGCTTAATAAGCAGTGGTCATATTGAAGGAGTTCTAGATATTACAACTACAGAATGGTGCGATGAATTAGTTGGTGGGAATATGGCGGCAGGGGACAAAAGGTTAGAAGCTGCAGGGCAAAACAATGTTCCACAAGTTGTTTCTACAGGAGCCTTAGATATGGTCAACTTTGGTGCAATAGATACTGTTCCTAGTAAATTTAATGGACGTAATTTCTATAAACATAATCCTACGGTTACTCTAATGAGAACAACGGCAGAGGAGAATAAACAACTAGGCATGATTATAGCTGAGAAACTTAATAAAGCTAAATCTCCTACAGCTTTAATGCTTCCATTAAAAGGAGTATCTTTACTAGATGTAGAAGGTCAGGTTTTCTATGGTCCTGAAGAAGATAAGATACTATTTGATACATTAAGAGAAAATGTTGATAAGAATATCGTAGAACTTATTGAACTTGATTATGATATTAATGATAAAAATTTTGCTATTGCAGCAGCTAAAAAATTATTAGAGTTAATAAAAAATAATTAGTAAAAATATAGGAGTGAATAAATTGAAACTAAGTCGTGAAGAAATTCTAAAAAGATTGAAAAAGCAGGTTTCTAATGGAAAGATTATATTAGGAGCAGGTGCAGGGGCAGGTATTTCAGCAAAAAGTGGTGAAGCTGGTGGTGTTGATTTAATTATAATATATAATTCAGGAAGATACAGAATGGCTGGACGTGGATCGCTGGCTGGCCTTCTTTCCTATGGTGATGCTAACCAAATTGTAGTCGATATGGGATCAGAAATATTGCCAGTTGTAAAAGACACACCTGTTCTTGCTGGAGTTTGTGGTACAGATCCATTTAGAATAATGGAAGTTTTTCTAAAACAGTTAAAAGAACAAGGTTTTGCAGGAGTTCAGAACTTCCCAACGGTAGGATTAATTGACGGTGTTTTTAGAGCAAATCTAGAAGAAACAGGTATGGGATATGATCTAGAAGTTGATATGATACGCAAAGCACATGAAATAGACTTGCTAACTAGCCCTTATGTGTTTGATGAAGAACAGGCTGAGGCAATGGCAAAGGCTGGTGCAGATATTTTGGTTGCCCATATGGGGCTTACTACCAAAGGAACTATAGGAGCTAAAACTGCATTAACACTTGATGATTGCGTAAAAAAAGTTCAAGCTATATGCGATGCAGGAAAGCGTATAAATCCAGATATAATAGTACTTTGTCATGGGGGACCTATTGCAGAGCCAGATGATGCCCAATATATTATCTCGAATACAACAGGTGTTGATGGATTTTTTGGTGCTTCTAGTATCGAAAGATTTGCAACTGAAGTTGGAATTAAGAAACAAGCTGAGGCTTTTAAAAATATATCTATTAAGTAGTATATTTGATGAATTAGAAAAATAAAATATAAAGTCATATATACAGTTCTCTCAGACTGATGTTTTGAGGGAACTTTTTATATAATGAATAAAATTATATTAAAAGAAGAAATAACTAAAAAATTGGAGAGAGGGTAGTAAATTGCTATATTATAAAGGCTGATTTTTTTGCAAAAATGCAATAGTGGAGTATAATAAAATTAAACCCATATTAATAATAAGAGGCGGTGTTTATCTATGAAGTTCAATTATTTTATGCCAACAGAAATTTATTTTGGAAGGGGAGCCATTGAAAATAATAAAGATGCCATGATAAAGCTCGGTAGTAAAGCATTGATTGTTACTGGGAAAAGTTCATC from Alkaliphilus flagellatus includes:
- a CDS encoding GntR family transcriptional regulator — translated: MLLNFNSEKPIYLQLAEAIEDNILKGIFEEDTQIISTTEISVKYKINPATAGKGVNILVDDGIIYKKRGVGMFVSPGAKKKILEKRRKSFYEGFILTLLEEASKLNISKEEIIEMIEGGNKK
- a CDS encoding ABC transporter ATP-binding protein, translating into MKTIDIKGISKEYANTKALDNVTIILEPNKIYGLLGRNGAGKTTLLNLLTNRIFPTEGEITIDGDTVFENDKALKDIFYMTEKNLYPEGEKIKNIFKWTRELYPLFDIEYAKGLSEKFELNINKKVKDLSTGYSSIFKAIIALSSNANIMIFDEPVLGLDANHRDMFYKELIANYNKTPKTMIISTHIIEEVAQVLEEVIIIKKGKLIAKQSVEDLLSCAYTVSGESSNVDKYIEGKKYIGQETIGNFKSVIVLEDIQNKNQVLANELKVEFSKAELQKLFISLTN
- a CDS encoding Tm-1-like ATP-binding domain-containing protein, translating into MKTIAIAGTFDSKGKEFQYIKDIIEALGLNTFTIHTGVFEPIFKPDVSNYEIAEAVGMDMGEISAKKDRALATEVLAKGMEKLVPQLYEQGKFDGIISLGGSGGTSIVTPGMRALPIGVPKVMVSTVAAGDVSVYVGSSDIFMYPSIVDVAGLNSISTKIFTNAALAIAGMVKFENTQRVESKPLIAASMFGVTTPCVNEARAYLEDQGYEVLIFHATGTGGKAMESLISSGHIEGVLDITTTEWCDELVGGNMAAGDKRLEAAGQNNVPQVVSTGALDMVNFGAIDTVPSKFNGRNFYKHNPTVTLMRTTAEENKQLGMIIAEKLNKAKSPTALMLPLKGVSLLDVEGQVFYGPEEDKILFDTLRENVDKNIVELIELDYDINDKNFAIAAAKKLLELIKNN
- a CDS encoding phosphoenolpyruvate hydrolase family protein, which translates into the protein MKLSREEILKRLKKQVSNGKIILGAGAGAGISAKSGEAGGVDLIIIYNSGRYRMAGRGSLAGLLSYGDANQIVVDMGSEILPVVKDTPVLAGVCGTDPFRIMEVFLKQLKEQGFAGVQNFPTVGLIDGVFRANLEETGMGYDLEVDMIRKAHEIDLLTSPYVFDEEQAEAMAKAGADILVAHMGLTTKGTIGAKTALTLDDCVKKVQAICDAGKRINPDIIVLCHGGPIAEPDDAQYIISNTTGVDGFFGASSIERFATEVGIKKQAEAFKNISIK